Below is a window of Candidatus Chromulinivoraceae bacterium DNA.
ACTCCTTTGAGTGTACGCTGCGGAGCAACCATGCTACTGAAGAGTAGTAGTCCAATGACGTCGTTGACGTGAAGAATAATTGGGCTGACGCCCGCTCGGGGCAAGAAGGCATCTACCACCTCAATTAAATTCTTGATATGATGAGAACGTAAAATACGCATGTTGCTTCTCCTTTTTTGTTTTGTCACTTCAAGGATAGCAGATGCGTATTTGCATTTGGAGGGTTTTGAGACTCAGGTACTAAAACATCAAAAAATAGATGTTGACGAGATTCAATCACCTCGCCTTGAAGAGGTCGCGGCACATAAGGCTAAGCAGGCGTATGCAGCTGTCCAGAAGCCAGTGCTAGTTGAAGATGTTGCACTGTCGTTTGCGGGTCTTGATGGCCTGCCAGGGCCGTTCATTAAGTTTTTTATCACCATCGACGATGGGTTGGAGAAGATGTGTCGTATTGCCGACGTCTTCGAGACGCGACAAGCAACGGGCGAGTGTGTGTACGCCTACTACGACGGTGAGCGACTTGAATTATTCCACGGGCGACTTGATGGCAAAATAGCCGATGCACCAAAAGGTGATAATGGTTTTGGCTGGGATGCGATTTTTTGTCCCGAGGGCTACAGCGGTCGAACGCGTGCTGAACTAACAGATAAAGAATACGACGCAGTGTATCTGCAGATCAAACCAATTGATAAAGTTCGTGCGTTTCTAAATTCATAAAATTTGTTGTATCTTACCATAACAAAATACCCCGCCGAAGCGGGGTATTTCTAGAAGTGTAGCTAACTACCAGCTGCGTTGGCGGAATGAACCACCTTCGCTACGGTTGTTACTGCTGCTACGACCACCGGCACCACCGCCGTTGAAATCACGGCGAGGACGGTCTTCTTTAGGACGAGCTAGACCAACGCTAATAGCGCGTCCGTCAAGCTCTTTGCCGTCGAGTTGGTCGACTGCTTTTTGGTTGTTAGCTTCGTCAACGTATTCAACGAAACCAAAACCCTTTGAACGGCCACTGTCACGGTCAGTGATGACACGTGCGCTGGCTACTTCGCCGATTTGCTCAAAATGAGCTTTTAGGCTGTCATCAGTAGTGCTATAAGCAAGGCTACCGATGAAAAGATTCTGTTGTGCCATGTAAATTGGTACTCTTTCTTCTTACTTTTTCGTCGTCAGATCGACCTTGGGGCGAACGTTTGCAAGAAAGAGTATCCATTGTGATAACACTTCTACGCTTCGCGTATGCTTCTGAACATAGTTTATTTAATCATATTATGTAAACCAAAGCTAG
It encodes the following:
- a CDS encoding RNA-binding protein — encoded protein: MAQQNLFIGSLAYSTTDDSLKAHFEQIGEVASARVITDRDSGRSKGFGFVEYVDEANNQKAVDQLDGKELDGRAISVGLARPKEDRPRRDFNGGGAGGRSSSNNRSEGGSFRQRSW
- a CDS encoding non-canonical purine NTP pyrophosphatase, with amino-acid sequence MLLLLFCFVTSRIADAYLHLEGFETQVLKHQKIDVDEIQSPRLEEVAAHKAKQAYAAVQKPVLVEDVALSFAGLDGLPGPFIKFFITIDDGLEKMCRIADVFETRQATGECVYAYYDGERLELFHGRLDGKIADAPKGDNGFGWDAIFCPEGYSGRTRAELTDKEYDAVYLQIKPIDKVRAFLNS